CGTAGATCGCATCCGCCGGGCAGGCCCAGGCGCACAGCTCACAGCCGATGCACTTCTCGAGCCCGTCGGGGTGACGGTTGAGCATGTGCCGGCCGTGGTAGCGCGGCTCGGTCGGGACCTTCTCGAACGGGTACTGCTCGGTGGCGGTGTGCCGGAACAGGGTGGAGAACGTCACGCCGAAGCCGGCGACCGGTGCGAGGGTCTGACCCACCGGACCCGTGTTCGGGTCGCCGACGAGCTCCGCGGCGTCCCGCCCGGGAACACCCGCCCAGGGCCTGGGGGTCACCTGCGAGTGCTCGGCGGACGGATCGGGAGTCTGCTCAGACATCGTCGGTCTCCTTCTCTCCAGCGGGGGCCGTCACCTTGGCGCGGCGTGGGGACGGCGGCAGCTGCTGCCCGGGCAGCGGTGGCACCGGGTAGCCGCCGGCGAACGCGTCGAACTCCTCGGGTTCGGCGGGCTCGGCGTTGACGGACTCGAGCACCCGGCGGGGCTCCTTCGCGAGGAGCGCGAAGGCGAGGATGAGCAGCACACCGGCCGCGATGATGATCCACGTGCGCAGCGGGAGCGGTCCGAGCCGGCCGTCCAGGTCGAGGCTGCCGAACTGGATGACGCCCTGGTAGACGGACACGATGACCACCCATGCGAGGGCGATCGGGATGAGGATCTTCCAGCCGAGGTTCATGAACTGGTCGTAGCGGAAGCGCAGCAGCGTTCCGCGCAGCCACACGAAGAAGCCCATGAGCAGCCAGAGCTTGACGAGGAACCAGACGACCGGCATGATCCCGACCTCGGCCCAGCTGAAGTAGTTGAACGGGAACGGCGCGTGCCAGCCGCCGAGGAACAGCGTGGTGGCGATCGCGGAGACGTTCATCATGTTGATGTACTCGGCCAGGTAGAACCAGGCGAACTTCATCGAGGAGTACTCGGTCTGGAAGCCGCCGACGAGCTCGCCCTCGGCCTCGGGGAGGTCGAAGGGCAGCCGGTTCGTCTCGCCGACCATCGAGATGATGTAGACGACGAAGGCCGGGAAGAGCGCGATCGCCCACCATGCGCCGCCGTTCTCCCCCGTCTGGGAGGCGACGATCTCCGACGTCGACATCGAGCCGGAGACGATGAACACGCTCACGAGCGAGAGGCCCATGCCGAGCTCGTAGGAGATGACCTGCGCGGTCGAGCGCACCGCCCCGAGGAGCGGGTAGGTCGACCCGGAGGACCAGCCTCCGAGGACGATCCCGTAGACCCCGAGGGCCGCGATCGCGAGGATGTAGAGCACCGCGACCGGCATGTCGGTCAGCTGGAGCGGCGTGGTCACGCCGAAGATCTCCCGCTCCGGGCCGAACGGGATGACGGCGAAGATGAGGAAGGCGGAGACCACCGAGATGAGCGGCGCGATGATGTAGATCACCTTGTCCGCCGCCTTGACGGTGATGTCCTCCTTGAGCACGAGCTTGAGCGCGTCGGGGATCGACTGCACGAGGCCGAAGGGCCCGCGCACGTTGGGCCCGAGGCGCTGCTGGAACCGGCCGATGAGGCGTCGCTCGAACCACAGGGCCAGCAGCACCGACAACAACAGGAACAGCAGGATGCACACGGCCTTGATCAGCGACACGAGCACCGTGTCATTGCTGAAGTCGGCACCGCGGGGGGCCTGCGCCAGGATCGGGGCCAGGTTCATCATCGGGATTCCTCCTCGAGGGTGTCCGCTGCGGCAGCGAGGGCGACCTCGGCGCCGGCGGCGACTCCGAGCATCCGGTAGACCGACGATCCCGGCGAGTGCATCGGCACCCACACGACGTGGTCGGGCATCGCGGTGGGCAGCACCGGCAGCGTGATCTGCCCGGACGGGCCGGTGACGGTCACGCGGCTGTCGAGACCGACGCCGAGCGCATCGGCCGTGGCCGGCGAGATGCGCACGACGGGCCGGTGGGCCGTGCCCGCGAGGTACGGCTCGCCGTCCTGCCCCGACCCGGCGTCGAGCATCATCCGCCACGTGGCCAGCACGTGGCCTCCGCCGCCGGCCGGTGGGCCGACCGGTTCGGCGGCGGGGGCGGCGACCTGGGGCGCGTCGATCCGGGCGCCGTCCCAGCCGGCGAAGCCGGTGAGTTCGCGGTGGATCGAGTCCAGCTCGTCGGTGCCCAGGTCCAGCTCCATCGCCGCGCCGATCATGTCGATCACGCCGGCGTCGCTGCGCATGCTCGTGGGGAAGACCTGACCGAACGGCCGGGGGCGTCCCTCCCAGTTGAGGAAGGTGCCGGACTTCTGGGTCGGGGCGGCGACGGGGAGCACGACGTCCGCGTAGGCGCTGATCTGGGTGCGTCGCACCTCGAGCTGGACCACGAAGCCGGCGTTCGCGAACGCCCGCTCGGCGGCGGCGGGATCGGGCAGGTCGGCCAGGTCGAGTCCGCCGACCACGAGTCCTCCCAGGTCGCCGGAGCCGGCGGCCGCGAGGATCTGCTCGGTGTCGCGGCCCGGGCGCTCGGGGAGCTCGGGCACCGACCAGGCGGCGGCGACGTCGATGCGCGCCTCCGCGTCGGCGACGGGCCGCCCCCGGGGAGCAGGGTCGGCAGCAGTCCGGCCTCGACCGCTCCGCGGTCGCCGGCCCGGCGCGGGACCCAGGCGAGCCGGGCGCCCGTGGCACGGGCGAGGGCGAGGGCCGCGGTGTAGCCGCCGGGGCTGAGCGCGAGCCGCTCGCCGACGAGGATGACGGCGCCGTCGGCCCGGAGGGCCTCGGCGACCTGGGCCGTGTCACCGGCGGCACCGGCGGCACC
The window above is part of the Pseudactinotalea sp. HY158 genome. Proteins encoded here:
- a CDS encoding molybdopterin dinucleotide binding domain-containing protein; translated protein: MRSDAGVIDMIGAAMELDLGTDELDSIHRELTGFAGWDGARIDAPQVAAPAAEPVGPPAGGGGHVLATWRMMLDAGSGQDGEPYLAGTAHRPVVRISPATADALGVGLDSRVTVTGPSGQITLPVLPTAMPDHVVWVPMHSPGSSVYRMLGVAAGAEVALAAAADTLEEESR
- the nuoH gene encoding NADH-quinone oxidoreductase subunit NuoH; amino-acid sequence: MMNLAPILAQAPRGADFSNDTVLVSLIKAVCILLFLLLSVLLALWFERRLIGRFQQRLGPNVRGPFGLVQSIPDALKLVLKEDITVKAADKVIYIIAPLISVVSAFLIFAVIPFGPEREIFGVTTPLQLTDMPVAVLYILAIAALGVYGIVLGGWSSGSTYPLLGAVRSTAQVISYELGMGLSLVSVFIVSGSMSTSEIVASQTGENGGAWWAIALFPAFVVYIISMVGETNRLPFDLPEAEGELVGGFQTEYSSMKFAWFYLAEYINMMNVSAIATTLFLGGWHAPFPFNYFSWAEVGIMPVVWFLVKLWLLMGFFVWLRGTLLRFRYDQFMNLGWKILIPIALAWVVIVSVYQGVIQFGSLDLDGRLGPLPLRTWIIIAAGVLLILAFALLAKEPRRVLESVNAEPAEPEEFDAFAGGYPVPPLPGQQLPPSPRRAKVTAPAGEKETDDV